The Anopheles merus strain MAF chromosome 2L, AmerM5.1, whole genome shotgun sequence genome has a segment encoding these proteins:
- the LOC121594726 gene encoding uncharacterized protein LOC121594726 produces the protein MCNRLVSQMYQSVLLDNFPRQVQCHRWFRLPFHVPSVLPDCRSVLFDNFRQQVQCHRWIQWSVSASQQRMPVRVVEQLKVTDAVSALVSNAGDNNHHRSTLPGVPAPFRPLGQQHGQQPSTSTAAPSVVPVADALPHESGMKIGRQQALTGSAVPSIASLAEDHAPKNLRGMMTAVVRQHLPTSASASVIAAAIMMITDDEHQAAAGANQAVLSITSTEYYGSCCLRCRMLLMKIDAHSAQIMVI, from the coding sequence ATGTGTAATCGTTTAGTCAGTCAGATGTACCAGTCCGTGTTGTTGGACAACTTCCCACGACAAGTGCAGTGCCATCGGTGGTTCCGGTTGCCATTCCACGTGCCTTCCGTCCTCCCAGATTGCCGGTCCGTGTTGTTCGACAACTTCCGACAACAAGTGCAGTGCCATCGGTGGATTCAGTGGTCGGTCAGCGCGAGTCAACAAAGAATGCCAGTCCGTGTTGTTGAACAGCTCAAGGTAACGGATGCAGTGTCAGCGCTGGTCTCGAATGCCGGTGATAATAATCATCATCGGTCAACATTACCTGGTGTTCCTGCACCATTCCGTCCGTTAGGCCAGCAACATGGACAGCAACCGTCAACTAGTACTGCTGCGCCATCAGTGGTACCGGTTGCTGATGCTCTACCGCATGAATCAGGTATGAAGATCGGTAGACAACAGGCATTGACGGGATCTGCAGTACCATCGATTGCATCGCTTGCCGAAGATCATGCTCCGAAGAATCTGCGTGGTATGATGACCGCTGTTGTAAGACAACATTTACCCACCAGTGCTTCTGCATCGGTGATAGCGGCTGCAATAATGATGATCACCGACGATGAACACCAGGCTGCAGCAGGAGCAAATCAAGCAGTCCTTTCAATTACTTCTACAGAGTATTATGGAAGCTGCTGCCTTCGTTGTCGGatgctgttgatgaaaatagaTGCACACAGCGCACAGATAATGGTGATTTAA